The genomic DNA GTTGCGAGTGGTTGGGCGATGACAGCCGTCACGTGACGATTCTTTAAAATGAGATCGCCGTAAATCGCATCGATCTCTTTGCCTCCAGGAACAAGAGTTTTCCAATTCTCAGCGGTGATACGAGTGACGCTGACTCCCTCATCTGAGAAGAGTGGCAATGCATTCAACAGAATGATCAGACCCACAATTGAAGTGAGCCAGTGCTTTGAACAACCAAGGTAATATCGCATGCGAGTCAGCCTCACTTTTCGGAAGATTGAATTTCGTGCATTTCGAATTGCAATAATCTGCCATCTAATGAACGCTTTATGCCCTCAAACATTCTGTCTGAACTGGCAGATTGCGGATCATTAGTTTATGAAATGCTTAAAAATTATGCCTGAAGAAGCGACATGAGAACCCAATGCTACACAAGCCGCATGTAATCTTATTGATATGAGGCTAGCGGAATTCTACTCAGGCTGCAATTTAGTCGAATAAACCAGAGCTGTACTTTTTAGAAAGCGACAGCAGAGTTATTTTTTCTTCGTCGACTTCTTAGCGGTTTTCTTGCTTGAGCGACTTGCCGTTTTCTTCTTTGTAGAAGTCTTCGTTGACTTTTTCGTAGTCTTCTTTTTCGGAGCCTTTGCAGCACTCGCGTCTGCTTTTGAAGAGGACGCTGATTTTTTAGCTAATTTGGGAGAGGGTTTTAATTTGCCTGTCAGCAGTTCTTTCAGTCTTGAAACAGAATGTTTTAGAACGGCCATCTGATCCTCCTGTTCAGGGGGATCGAGTTCGGCGGTCAATGTGGTGTATTCAGGATCGTTAGCCAGTTCATTGATCAGATGAAAAAACAGAGGGGAATCTGCTTTTCGGACTGCGGCTTTGAGTTGATCGCCCGCGGAAGCCATATCGGTCTCTGCAGGTAACAGCCCCAGGACAATGCTGCACTTCAGAATTGAATCATTTACGGGAACGATGTGGCTTCCCAAAGTCGACATCATCGTGTAATCGATGACAAATGGTGTGAGAGATTTGATGTTATTGAGATACTTCTCTGCCGCATCCAGATTTTTCTTTCTGAAATCCTCGATATCGTAGCTATATCGGCCTTCAAAAATAATCTGAAGAGATTCACGCACCCGCATGGCACGCCATTCCGGTTCGGAAAGTTCGACGAATGCTTTTTGCAGTTCGGTAATCGAACTCACGCGAGCTTCGTTATAATCGAAAAATGACTCCTGGAAATTCACCAAAGCCGCTTCGGCATCGTTGTGAGGAGCCCCTTCCAGACAGATCGCAAACAGCAGGGAATCGAGCACAGTGCGGTCCGATTTTGGAACGCGCGAGCCGTACTTCTTTTTCAATTCTGTAACGATTTGCTGACAAACCTTCGTGCGGTCGGAAGCTTTGATCCGTGTTGTTGACATCTTTGCTAATCCACCAGACTCTGTGAGTGATCTCTCTTGGGAGTGTGAGTAAAAACCGGAGTTATCGTTGACTATTTAATTTGTTAGCTCGGAGTCATCCAAATCAGATAGATCTTCAGTAGATTCATCGGGTTCATGGAATTCATCTTCAACTTCTTCGTTGCCCTCAAGTTCTCCCCGTTCTCGAGCCAATTCCTCAAGAATGCGAGAAGCTTCGATACTCTTTTTCACACCATCATCAAGGACAAAGTTTAAGATGGGGGTGTAGCGTGTGTCGATTCGATCGGCAACTTTCTTCTGCAAAAAACCACGAGCAGATTCCAGTCCATGAATGCAGCGGGTTTGGGTTTTTTTATCGCCCAGCACACTCACATAGACTTTGGCAGATCTCATATCCTGTGCGACATCGACGCTCAGGACTGTCACATTCTTGATGCGGGGATCGTTCAATTCGAACAGAATTGCGGAGCTGAGGACCTCGCGCACAGCTCGAGAGGCTTTAGCTGTTCGTCGTGTTGACATGCAGGGCAGACTCCTTCAAAGGGCGATGGGGATAGTAGTGATAATGATAGCATTCCGCTGACGAGTTCGTTGGGAACCAAAGGGTCAGCATGCCAGACGCTTCAGCACTGCTTGAACAACTTTCGATTTCCCTGCTCGATTGGTTAATCATCGAGAGTTCGCTGTTTCTCATCAATTCGGTAAGCCTCAAGCAAATCGCCTTCTTTGATGTCGTTAAATCCTTCCAGTCGAATACCGCATTCCATCCCCTCACGTACAGTCTTCGCATCTTCTTTTTCCCGTTTCAGGGAATTGATGGCATAGTTGTTGATGATGGTTTGATCCCGAATCACATGCACGCGATCGTTACGGCTGATTGTCCCGTTCAGAATTCGGCACCCTGCAATCGTTCCCATACGTGAAATACTGAAGGTCTGCAGTACGATGGCGCGGCCTGTTGTCACTTCAAAGGCTTCAGGTGCAAGTAAGCCTTCCAGTGCCCGTTTAATATCCTCAGTCACTTCATAGATGATTCTGTAGCGGCGAATGTTGACACCCTCATTCTGGGCGAGCAACTCTGCGCGCTCCTCGGCAATCACATGGAAGGCAACGATAATTGCTCCTGAGGCTGCAGCCAGCGAAACATCGCTCTCGTTGACTCCACCGATGCCTGTATGCAGAACTTCAACACGAACTTCGGGATGATCGAACTTCTCGATTTCACCACGCAAAGCTTCGATTGAACCCGGAGAGTCGGCCTTGAGGATGACAGGCAGATCTTTCGGGCCTGTGCCTCCCAAAATCTGTTCGAGTGTTTTGGGGCCACCACGGTTGGCCAGATTTTCTGTGCGTCCCTGATGAATACGCTCTTCAGCAACCGAACGAGCTTCTTCAACATCAGACATCACAAAGAAGTGACTGCCGGCATTTGGCACAATGTCCAACCCGGCAACCTTAACAGGTGTTGAAGGAGGGGCTTCAGTCAATTCCATATCATGTTCATTGAACATGGCCCGGATACGTCCGTATGCATTCCCGCAGACGACAATATCTCCAACATGAAGCGTTCCCTGCTGGACAATCATCCATGCAATCGGGCCACGCCCTTCATCGCGGAACGCTTCCAGGCAGACGCCATATGGTTTGACATTCTTGGCTGCTTTGAATTCCTGCAGTTCTGCGGTCAGCAAAATCGTTTCGAGCAGATCATCGATACCAATGTTGTTCAATCCCGATGTTCTCACCAGTTCGATATCGCCGCCCCATTCGGAAACGAGGACGTTGTGAGAGGCCAGTTCCTGGAGAACTTTTTGTTCGTTAATATCGGGTAAATCGATTTTGTTCAGAGCAACAATCATCGGTACACCAGCCGCTTTGGCGTGGCTGATACACTCGACCGTTTGCGGTTTCACACCATCGTTGGCTGCAACCACCAGAATGATCATATCAGTCACATTCGCACCCCGGCTACGCATTTCCCCGAAGGCAGCGTGACCAGGCGTATCGACGAATGTGATTTTATTTCCGTTCTTTTCAACTTGATAAGCCGCGATGTGTTGCGTAATTCCGCCTGCTTCTCCGCCGACGACATTCGAAGACCGCAATGTATCGACCAGTGTTGTTTTCCCGTGATCGACATGTCCAAGAATTGTCACAATTGGAGCGCGAGGAATCAGTTCGATATTATCCTTATGCAGTTCCACCTCAAGTCGTTCAGTCAGTGCATCTTCTAGATTGACTGGACGCTTAATTTCCAGGTCAACTCCCAGTTCGATGGCCAATTCCGTTGCCAGATCGTCATCGAGGGCATCGTTGATTTTGGCCATTTTGCCCTGCTTGAACAGGATCGTCATTAAGTCTTTGGCTGGTCGTCCCATCGCCTCAGAAAGACTTCTAACAGTAATCGGCTGCTCAACAATAGCCTGAGATTTATATTCAATATTTTTGGATCGTCGTTGACGATTTCGACGTCGATTACCGCGATCATCCCGATCGTAATCCGATGGAGACTGCGTCCGCTTTCGTTGCTGACGACGTTCCTCCCGCTGTTCCGATAAACCGCTCAATCGGCCTCGGCGTGAAGGGCGATCCGCTTCAGTATCGGCAGATTTTCGATTTCGATCCCGCTCATCGTGCTTGCGGATATGAGCAGCCAGCGGGCTTTGACCATCCAGGATTTCAGCCGTCAACTTAACATCGGGCTTTTGAGCAGGAGCTTCGTCTTTTTTCTTGACGGGGGCTTCTGCTTTAAATTTGGGAGGTATGGCCAGGTTTGGAAGCGAAGGTTTCGGCTTTTGCTTAGGCTTCGCTTTTCGAGGAGCCGCATCGGGAATGCTGGCCCGGGGCTTCATGTCGCGAATCCGTGATCCCATATTTCCAATCGGAGGAATATATTGATCGGAGTTTTCTACTTCCAGATTCTCTTCACCTGACTCGGCTATAACCGGTTCTTCAGGTTCTGTCTCAGCAGGAATCTCGTCATCGTCAACAGCATCGTCAACAGCGACGGTTTCGACGTCCGACGTTAAGGTCTCAACCGGCTCCTGTTTGACCTCGGGTTCATCAACCTCTTCGACGTCTTCAGGGGATGGCGTTTGAGTTTCTGCAATTGTTTCTTCGCGAACAGGTTTAGAAGCGGGAGCATCCTGACGTTGTTCGACGCGCGGGTCGGGAGTCGCACGTGGCGTCATTTTTCGAATGGTCCGGACTTTTCCGATCGTCTTGTCAGGATCGAACTCAGGCGCAGAAGGTGTCGAATCGGGGGCTTGCTGACTCGCAGGAGTATTGCTGGCCTTGAGTGAATCAAGATATTCCAGAAGACGATCCCGTTCGTCGGGAGAAATGCTCGCCAACGCAGAACTTTTCACTGGAATTCCAGCGTCGTTGCAGTGATTGATAAGCTCTTTACTATCGTAGTCGAGCTCTTTCGCTAAAGCGAAAATCCGTATCTTCAAAACGCAACCCCTCTGATAAACCTATTGAGATTCTGAATCCAGGTCATTCAATCCACTTCAGAATCTTAGCCCTGCTTTGTCTCATCCTGACGCTCAGGATTTGTCTGCCCGAAAATTTCTTATTCAGAAACTTCCGGGATTATGTATTTTCGTCTGATTGACCTTTTGTTTCTTCAGTGACAGCTGGTGACTCTTCCTCGATCCCTGCTTCTTCTACCGATTCCGGTTCGTCTGCAGGCTGTCCATCGACTTCAGCCTGCTCCGTGTCTACTGTATCAGTTTCTGCGGCGGCTTCTTCTGCGACGGATTCAGCTTCTGCTTGAACATCTTCCGCTTTTAAATCAGCTTCGGGTTCGGCAGTCATGGTTTTAACGCTTGGTTCTGTGACTGCAGTCGTTTTAGTGCCCGTATGATCTTGATATTGTTTTGTGGCACGTGCGGCTGCCTTGGCAATCTTCTCTTCCTCTTCCAGTCGCAAACTTTCGACATCGGCATAATCGACAATCGCTTCGCACTCTTCATCTCCGAAGCCACTCAATTCTTT from Rubinisphaera italica includes the following:
- the infB gene encoding translation initiation factor IF-2; the protein is MKIRIFALAKELDYDSKELINHCNDAGIPVKSSALASISPDERDRLLEYLDSLKASNTPASQQAPDSTPSAPEFDPDKTIGKVRTIRKMTPRATPDPRVEQRQDAPASKPVREETIAETQTPSPEDVEEVDEPEVKQEPVETLTSDVETVAVDDAVDDDEIPAETEPEEPVIAESGEENLEVENSDQYIPPIGNMGSRIRDMKPRASIPDAAPRKAKPKQKPKPSLPNLAIPPKFKAEAPVKKKDEAPAQKPDVKLTAEILDGQSPLAAHIRKHDERDRNRKSADTEADRPSRRGRLSGLSEQREERRQQRKRTQSPSDYDRDDRGNRRRNRQRRSKNIEYKSQAIVEQPITVRSLSEAMGRPAKDLMTILFKQGKMAKINDALDDDLATELAIELGVDLEIKRPVNLEDALTERLEVELHKDNIELIPRAPIVTILGHVDHGKTTLVDTLRSSNVVGGEAGGITQHIAAYQVEKNGNKITFVDTPGHAAFGEMRSRGANVTDMIILVVAANDGVKPQTVECISHAKAAGVPMIVALNKIDLPDINEQKVLQELASHNVLVSEWGGDIELVRTSGLNNIGIDDLLETILLTAELQEFKAAKNVKPYGVCLEAFRDEGRGPIAWMIVQQGTLHVGDIVVCGNAYGRIRAMFNEHDMELTEAPPSTPVKVAGLDIVPNAGSHFFVMSDVEEARSVAEERIHQGRTENLANRGGPKTLEQILGGTGPKDLPVILKADSPGSIEALRGEIEKFDHPEVRVEVLHTGIGGVNESDVSLAAASGAIIVAFHVIAEERAELLAQNEGVNIRRYRIIYEVTEDIKRALEGLLAPEAFEVTTGRAIVLQTFSISRMGTIAGCRILNGTISRNDRVHVIRDQTIINNYAINSLKREKEDAKTVREGMECGIRLEGFNDIKEGDLLEAYRIDEKQRTLDD
- the rbfA gene encoding 30S ribosome-binding factor RbfA; this encodes MSTRRTAKASRAVREVLSSAILFELNDPRIKNVTVLSVDVAQDMRSAKVYVSVLGDKKTQTRCIHGLESARGFLQKKVADRIDTRYTPILNFVLDDGVKKSIEASRILEELARERGELEGNEEVEDEFHEPDESTEDLSDLDDSELTN